Part of the Musa acuminata AAA Group cultivar baxijiao chromosome BXJ2-7, Cavendish_Baxijiao_AAA, whole genome shotgun sequence genome is shown below.
AATCTTGACATATCTAgacattatattttatttattgactACAGTTATGAGTCATAATcttaacatgtgtagtcataactatcacatGTATACTCTAGGAGTTACCTGACttcgtctatgacttgtatagacaaaactATTTGTAAAAATTttatacataatcaatttacttttacttatcaaaaaaaaaatttgcttCCTTAAGTCTCTATATTTCTTCTTCCAAAATAATGAAGATTTACAAAATTAGCATAGCCAGCAACTTTAAGATTTTTCAGATTTGTGTTGGTCACTGCAGTATATTTTGTAATGCATTAATGTTTTCTTGTGTCACTGGAACTTCTACATGAGTTCATTGAAGTCATCTTTGTGAAACCATGAAATCAAGATAGTACTCCTGAAAATGAATCTCGACATTGTTAAAGAACTTGTAGATTTCATGGATGGTGTGAACCATTACATGCAGCTGTTTGGTTATGAAGGGTATAAGGAGGATTATAGACGAGGCATCAAGTATCTTGTTGTCAATATTGATTCACACTGGCATGAGGCACAGAGTCTTCATGCTCTTTACCTCCTCTTTTACTAAGACAAAACCCCAATTCTTAACTTGTTTCTTCTTTATGGAAACAAACAAAGTTTTTTTGCTCAATGTAGTTATGTCATCGAAAAAGAAATAATGATCTGTTGCCATTACAGGAGAACAACAATCCAACATATTTTGCAAAATATTATTACAATTAGAGCAGTAAATTATCTTCCAAATGCATTTTTATGATGACTGCAGCTGCTGTAGATATCATGCAGCATCTCCAGAGGTCTTATGATCGTCATCCAGCTTGGGGAAACAATGCAAGCAATTTCCATAATTCTTTCAACTTTCATGCTcgaaaattttttttctagaaCTAGAAAAATACCTTCACCTTCTCCAAGTCATTATTTATGTGGTGAAGAACATGCTCAAATTTGCATGGCTTGTATGAGTACAAGCTTCAACATTGTTGCAATTTGCTGTAAACAGACAAGCTAGCTTAATACTATTCTTGACAGAATGAGCACTGCAGCCATAAATGCTTGTGCTCTTTGACAACCTGCAATATTTGGTGCTGATGGATAAATGGAAACTTGTTCAATTTCATTCAAAGTAGATTAAGGTCTCCATGAATACAAATCAAGTACTGAGAGAAAAATGATCAATGTTATTCGGTTCACTTATAAAAAGTCCTTGTTTCACCTGTCACATTTTTTCTACAACCAATATTGATTTCACGGGCAAATCTGATTTGGATGCTCAGATTCTAAAAAACTTGCAACTTTAATAAATTTGGCAGTCCATCTCAAGAATAGTGTTCATAGTAGTCCATTCCTTTCTGTCAAGCAGTAATATAAGATTTCATCTCAACTATCATGTAAAAATCATTATGAGAAATAAATTCCAATGGTTCTCCTAAAATTATGGTCTTCTACTTGAACTTTAAGGATCAGAAATTTTCAGCTCACtaggaaaataaaatatttccaaCAAGGAAATAGTAGGTTTGTTTTCAATTTAGGCATTCAACATCTTTTGTTGTTTAGTGCACTGCTAACAATTTCCTTCAGTTCTGTGCTGATGGTTTCTATGCATAAATTGTCTGCAGGGCAGCTGACTGTCTGGACACATTTATGCCAAGTCTCTTAATGTCTCCGACTGTCAAGACAGTGTCTGCTAGGGATGATCGAAAGATATGTTTCCCCATATCTGAAACAAGTTACAAGATAAGTGAACCAAATTATACTAACACGTCATCAAAGATCACTATGTTTAAGAATGTATCATCTTAACTACGAAAACCAAAAATCCTTGGGAGTTGCAAAAACCAAAGGTCGGCAACTGGTCAGGAAGATACCCACATCAAAATTATTTCCATTGAGAATTTACTGGAATAGTTTCATGTCATCTGTGCTCGACTTTGGGTGATTCAGCTAGCTTTGGAATACTCATCGTCCTGAGATGTCCCAAGTTTGGCATAGGGAAATAATCCACGAAATAGACGACGCAACTTGAATTCCATCCGTCCAAtctggttatcatcatcatcatcatcatcatcattttgtTCGTCTACAAATTGGCTAGAAGCAACTCCCTCATGATCCCTGTTCTTGTCTTTCACTGCAACTTCATTATGAACTTTTGACCCTGTCAATGACCTTCAGAAATgggaaaagaaaaatatttagaaTCAGCAAAGAGAACCAGTGAATGACATTTTAAATGTGTCTGGTTATCTCTAAATGAACAATggtatatattatgattttcaaaACTAATGAACGTGATAAACATGGAAAAGAATATTAGAGACATACTTTCTCTGTTGTATTGAATCAGTCCCATGATTTTTCAAACTTCCTTCGCTTGGCCCGTGGTTGAGAGAAAGATGTCTAATAAAATGAAGCTGcatcagaaaaagaaagaaaaaagcaaTTATTTATGTCCAAACAACTAATTCTACAAATTGTATGGGCAAAACATAATTAGAAATTGTTAGGAGAATTAAAAGATGCAGCAAAGACACAAAAGAACTCAGATCAAGGGATCAAAAAGAGAATAAATTTAGGCAGTGAACAAGTCAGTGATGTTTAAGACCAAAGCTGTTCttaaatgaagactgatcatatGACTGAAGACATGCATCTTGACATAAAGTGATCTAGTTGCGATGCAGTCTTTGCACATGTCTATGATATTAGCTACCTATTTAAGTCTTAGTGCAGAAGCATGACTTCATAATCAACTGATCAAATTGATCATATATAATTCAATAGAGATGTCAAGAaattatccaataagatagattgAACAAATTAATCCATGATAATATATCTGACTCTGTCAAAGATAAATCAAGATATTTCATATACAAGAAAACATGTAGCAAAATATACTGAAAGTTTGTTAAGGAATTCACTTCCAGAGAACAAGAAAACATTCCCCTTCTTAAAACATTCTGTGGTAACTTGTGGCAATGCATAGATCTCAGGTACAACTAAAGTTATTACTTAGGACAGAACCCTGCTTTTCTCTTTCTCCCTTCAACTGTAGGTGGTATATATACATTTTTTGATTGTACACATGTTGAATCTTCTAATAGAAGAATTGTTTCATTCAATTGCACATATTTATCTGTTGAGGATTGAAAGAGTGGATAAATTCCCTGAGGCCTAAAATTTATGATATTATATAACCAATTTATATCAGAAGAACTCCAACAATTTCACCTATGTTGGACTAGAAAAATAGCAAATGAAGTTCTCCAAGTAGCTGCTAGTACATGAGGAAATATAAGGAAAGTCAGTATCTATCTGCTTCACTTGCATcattatgtatatacatgtacagAAAAGAGACGGGCGTCATTCGTTTTCAAAAGAATGCAACACCAGCTTCTTCTTACTGAAAATTCAATTCAAGAACATTTCTAATCTCACCAATTTAGCAAAAACATTGGTATAATATTGATTCCAATAGTCCACATCAAATCTTAAGAAGGCCAAGGGGTGATGTGACAAATTGTTCTAATGAAGCAGGGGATGTCATTAACAATGCCTATAAATGAGAACAATGCAACTTATGTCAGAtattatcagatcagcttggaatgttaatatacatggttcgaccccttacatcttatgtcaaaagctcaaagccggtaaaatagcacttaaggagtggaatacaaacacctttggaaatattaccacccAGGTTTAAATTTGCAAAAAGGAACTAATGGCAATGCAACATGAACTACAACTTCAaccccaagatgagaatcttatccacaaaaagacagaagccagaaataacttcatgcaagccttaaagcaggaggaaagttttgcaaagcagaagtctcgacagcattgcctTACTTTAGAGGAtttcaatactaagtttttctatgcttccattgctactcgaaggaccGTTAACCGCATCAGATAATGTAGAGACAAATatagtaatcttattgagaatttagatgaggttaaagcatacactgagcgatttttttattccttactcaatcaagcggtgcaacctaataacattcatgtggagccaactagaaagcttgatttgcatgtcatttcaataCTCAATACCCCAATTACAGAtaatgaaattgtaagagttgtctttaagtcaccgaagcacaaaagccctggtccagatggatttctagctaaattttactaaattacatggtctattatttggtaatgatgtgattaaggcttaccaacattttttctcttcaagtcatattcttagagagatgaattgcacttttatttctttaattcccaagaatgcaggggttgatttactagagaactatcgacccttatcattatgcaactttatttacaagatcatctctaaagtgttgacagatagaatgcaaaaggtaatacacaagatcattagtcctaatCAGGTTGCTTTCAtcgaagggagaagtatacatcataatattctgcttgctaatgacttggtcaaggatctgcactcaaaagcaagaaggacgaaaatctgttttaaagctgatttacggaaagcctttgattcagttaataggaaatttatctataagatgctcctcgatatgaaatttccatagcaatgggttaattggattcaaagttgtttggaaactccaaagttacttggaaactccaaagttttcgatactcttcaatggctcacctattggtttttttaggagcacgaatgacatccaacaaggtgatccactctctccatatctctttactattgcaatggaaggactcagctatatgttggaataggcAGTCtcgaatgacagcattaaggtacccaatgctagttctattcatatatcacacataacttttgcagatgatttacttatctttcttcagaatgattcaaCTTTAGTGAGGagcctggctactattctgaacgACTTTGatatggtttctggccttcagttaaatcatgcgaaaagtaaagtctatatgggtccttgcattgagaaTAAGGACTTTATtgcacacactctgggggttagtgagggaagtctgtcagttccttatctgggtctcccactcatatccactagcattcacaaaacccactgtcagtctatcctgcaaaaaataaataatagaattacctcctggaaaaataggcttctttcaaaagcagaacgatttgaactcatccgttcggtgttgttctcgtactctatatattggtctaatgcatttcttatgCCTGTtgaacttctccaagatattgaacgattattaatgaacttcttctataatgacacaaatgataagacattgcatatggtaaattgggatagcatctgcaaaccgaaagatgaaggggggctgaatctAAGAAATACtaaagattggaataaagcatgtttagtacagcaattgtgggatcttttgcaaaacaaatgttacttatggtcacaatgggtttctactaggtatctttcaaaggaatcaatttgagaaatttcaacaagaacatactactctgcagcttggaaaggaattttaaaggcaaggaattggctaatcaaacatatttcttatgcaatctcttttggaactagtactaatatgtggtacgatccttgggtgaatgggaaaagtatatttcaattatatggtgacaaaatacgaaaagaccttggggctcccaaagattgaaaggtttcttagttcattgctaacggtacctggtgtctccctaatcctatttctcctgaaatgatatcactttgactgactatcacagctattccactcaggaacaactcttcaaatatacttatttggcctcatgacaatggcaaatttagtgccacatccgcttggaatcaaatcaggtaaagaaataacaagtggatcccaagcagttggacatgggatcgatcgggatcacagagacattccttatgtacatagcaggcccttcttaataaactacctacaatagacaatatgaagagaagaggtatctatcatgttaaccgatgctccctttgtatgcaacaagaagaaactgttaaccacctctattttgcttatgactatactaaatgaatatggaaggagattctccagcgattcaaactcaatagactgccgtaaCCAAACTTACATAAAAAATTAGGTGACctgatgcaatgtttctcaagaaaaggacctcttacacaattggcaaagattACTtttagatgtgctatttggtggatgtgaaaggagagatgtagcagaatctttgagtgttaacacacaaacaatactcagctcttgacagagattattaaagactcaagatcatgtatggagcacaatctcaaaatggagcactttacacgaagaaaaaaagatatttttgtcaaattcaattttactattagctaaagatcttgggcatgatgttaaatgttgtacccacaggtagtcttggcatatctggacattacattttatttattggctatagttaggagttatagtctatagcatgtgtagtcataactaccgcatgtgtactctatgagttacttggcttcgtctatgacttgtatagacaaagctatttgtagaaactttacacataatcaatttatttttacttacaaaaaaaaaagaataatgcaGCAATAGTAGATGCTATGCACTCAAGGTTGGATCAAATATTGCACATATATGTTGCATCCTAGTTTAAGTGAAATCATCGGCAGCCAAACATCCATCAAAGAGAACTTGAATAATAATTTACAGGTAGACTGAGGCTACCATTTCTTCGGCCTGTATCTTGGACCAACTAATGTGCATCTAAGAAAATTAATGAAGAAACTCATTTGTATGCTGACCTGATCTCCATCTTTGATTCCGAAATTTCTCAGACAAGCCTTATCATTCGTCAATGTGTATTCGTTGTAACTTAAGCAGAAGTGACCCCATACATGAGACCTATTATAATAAACACAATCATAAGAGCCGGATTCATCCAAaagaaacaaggaaaaaaaaacccAGAGAACACTCAGAAGCCCTGTTCTAAGAAAATATAGCATTAAATGTGAGCCAGCAGTA
Proteins encoded:
- the LOC135617331 gene encoding uncharacterized protein LOC135617331, producing MVWMPSDVACCMGLPRSLSQSTGSPLIPDAGATVAAAAGSFPSADGDLSIRVSPRGHRRHNSFSYFRLPTDPLLRLSVLKLDGSSFDVQIAKTACVGELKEAIEELFSQPSKDGSCIISWSHVWGHFCLSYNEYTLTNDKACLRNFGIKDGDQLHFIRHLSLNHGPSEGSLKNHGTDSIQQRKSLTGSKVHNEVAVKDKNRDHEGVASSQFVDEQNDDDDDDDDNQIGRMEFKLRRLFRGLFPYAKLGTSQDDEYSKAS